The Alnus glutinosa chromosome 8, dhAlnGlut1.1, whole genome shotgun sequence DNA segment ataaaactcttcaaatatttctctatttcatttatatattaatttttattggttttaagtaaccactcctaacaaatgagAAGAGgggaaaagtaaaaagtgaaatgagaaagaaataattaaatatgcaatagctcatgaaatttgAGAGCTAAATTTGAGTGAAATTATGACAAGAGCcgaaatagagaaattatagagagtttgttgaagtagacttttttgagtttttatcaaattttggagaaaacttTACGATAGAGAGCTCACTATGGATGCTCTAAAACATCCCTAGTAAGCTCTctaatttttctctaaattttagctcaagaatttacttttttgattttatctatcacttttaaaaggcttcctacatcaaacttttaaaatctctctatttcaattaaatattaattttttattagttttaagcaaccactcaTAACAAAcgaggagagagaaaaagtgaaaagtgaagtaaaaagagagaaataacaaaatattcaataactcataaaatttgtgagccaaatttggagtgaaattttgacaaaagttaaaataaaaaaattatagagagtttATTGAAGTAagcttttttgaatttttcacaaaattttgataaatttgaaataaatagttCGCTAAGAATACTCTTAGGCTCTTAGCCTATATCGTGTTTTGGGCGGTAGgggatttttctttatttttttgtaaggtAAAAATGAGAGTTGTGAGATGGATCCGGTATTTCAacaatatttcattttttttgtttcctgaTTATTAGTGGGCATAAACCCTTGTTTTCTACCATGACAAGGGCTATCTTTTCAATTTCTTTGGAGTAGTCGATGTTGTTTGTTTATCTTCTAGTACTCACAACTCACAAGGTCTATCCTCCTCCTTCTAGTGTTTATCTTCTACGATCATTTCTCCTGTCGAAACTGAGACAGAGttggagaaggagagagaaagagcagAGACAGTCCGCTGTTGGATTCTTTTAAATCTCAAGCCGACTTTCTTTGCTTCTCTGTCTCCTTAAGTTCACGGCACCCCGATAATTCTTAACCTTTATTTAGGTGAATAATAATTATCAACCGATGAAATTGAAaacccagaaaagaaaaagaagtctaAAAGACTCGAGTGATTCCTGGAGACCTCAATGGAATCCTATCCGAATTCAAAGTCTTTGAATCTATTTATACACccaaaaagaagatgaaaaatgCGAACTTTAATATCTCTGCTATAGGTCCCAGAATGGAGAAGAGCTTAATGCTTTTTGTGTTGTTGGGATTCGTGGGATTCGGCCTTGGCTTAGTTTCGGCTGATAACGATGGCTTCGGGGTACAGCCATTGTCAAAGATTGCCATTCACAAAGCCACTCTTGCTCTCAATGACTCCTCCTCCATTAATGCCTCCCCTTCCCTTCTCGGCTTAAAGGTAAAAAAATTCATACACTATATGCTCAGTGGTATAggaatttgattttgttttgttactgTTATGGTTGTGTGGACTACTTTCTTGGCTCATTCGTAGAAAACCAGCAATCTTAATGTGTCAGACTTATGACCACTATTTGGCACCAATTAGATGATAACAATTTTAAATGGCTGCAAAATTTACTGTTGTTTGGTGTATATTATGATATTCCTTGTATTAAATTTATGGTCTTTGTTAATTGGGTTTATCTTTATAACTTGACGGTTGTTGAATCTATTATAGTTTGGATACTGCATTTGAGTTTCTGTGATCATCATATTTAGACCCTTTTTGGTGGTGCAAAGTTTGGTGATGTGATCATCATTTGAGTTTACAGGGTGAGGACACTCAATTGGTAATGGTGGACCTTGTAAACCCTGAACCGTCCACGGATGATTGGGTTGGAGTTTTTTCTCCTGCAAATTTCAAGTATTGTTCATCCTTGTCCTTATGAACTATTTagcctttttgtttttatttttaattgaatagaGTTCAATGGAATGTGAATTATCAAGTTCATCTAATTTTTTGCAACAATAGTTGAGGTGCTAAAAATCATGCTTATTTATTACAGCATAAGTAGGAAATTGTGCATGATATATCATTGCAGAAATTGAAGGAGTTTTATTTTGATACTGCAGTTCAGCAACCTGTCCACCAGTAGATGACCCAAAAGAACAGACTCCATATATATGCTCAGCCCCTATAAAGGTGTGTAAGATGTAAATTGTTACGTTAAGATTACAATGACTTGTAGAACAATTCCGTTTACACGTCTCTAACCGATGTGTGTTGAATTTGTTCTCCCAGTATATGTTTGCGAATAACTACAATTCACAATATACAAAAACAGGCAAGGCTTCTCTGAAGTTCCAGTTGATCAATCAGCGAGCAGATTTCTCCTTCGCATTATTTTCAGGCGGATTGTCAAATGTGTGTCCATGATCTACAgatatttccatttttttttttttcaaaccataCTTGTAACATAGATCTTTCTGAAGGTGTTTCTAGATCCAATGTATTTTATTGCATTGCCTGCCTTTCAACCTGATAATGCAGATGATTGTACAATCTGGACTTGTTAATAATTTCATGATCAATATTGCAGCCAAAACTGGTAGCAGTTTCAAATTCCATTTCATTTGTCAATCCTAAAGCACCTGTATATCCGCGCCTTGCTCAGGGGAAGTCTTGGGATGaggtaagtttttttttcccccaagtTCTGACCAAGTTCAAATGGACGTTTATTATGAGTTCCAAAGCTAAATATTTGATACTGAGGGTCCttttagagtaatgattgaacaccattcaaagatacaacttttcaccaccttgcctatgtggcaaggtggttccccactactttttgagttttttttattttttaaaaataaattgaagtaGGGGGTCGACCTTaccacataggtaaggtggtgaaaagttgtatctttgggtggtgttcaatcattactctttgaGATAAATATTCCCATGGCAGATTCCACGGAGTGCATACTCTCTGGTTCTTCTTGAAAACTTTCCTGAATTAATTCTAAATCTGTAGGTGCTTGATGCTAGTACGTTTTACAAAAATCCTAGATTGCAACGTCAATGTTATGGTCACCGGTCAAGTACTTTGTGTTTATGCCTTGTTGTGATATATGAACATTAAGCATGCAGAAATTTTTATGCAGATGACAGTTACCTGGACAAGTGGCTATGACATAAATGAAGCTGTCCCATTTGTTGAGTGGAGTATGAAGGGGCAATTTCCAGTTCGCTCCCCAGCTGGAACATTGACTTTTACTAGAAACAGCATGTGTGGTATGATTCAAAGTTCATCTACTCATGCAAAGTTAATTTTAGTTATAATCCAAGGCACCTTGATTGTCAACTCCATCACTATTTTCTGATCGAATATACCTTTTTGAATTCTACTTATCCCAGACTGCATGTAAATCAGTTTCTTTAGttatttatgctatttgagAACACTTCAAGTTATGTTTTCTCCTTATGCctttcaataataaataacagcTCACAGTGGCCATTTTTATGGCTTTTTCGAGTGTCCGGGAGTTTATGTTTGAAAGTCATACCattttatgactatatataatGTTAGAAAGTTTTGATAGTTAGGTTGCCGATGCATGTATTTTCTTGGCTTGTAATAGATTTGGAGCATGGACTCTTATCACTCACAAATTTTTTCACAACCTAGACCCTATTGCATACGGAAGTGCAATTAGTGCAGAATGTAGGCCTGTTCCATAAGGGGTTTCTTTGTTGCTCTGCAGGTTCACCTGCAAGGACAGTTGGCTGGCGTGATCCTGGTTTCATACACACAAGTTTCTTAAAGAACTTGTGGCCGAACACTGTGTAGGCATTTCAAGattctttttcctttacatAGAAGTGTTATGACAGGATGACTATCTATTCTGAAGGTTGTTGTGATCTATTTTCAGGTACACTTACAGGATGGGCCATATCTTATCAGATGGTTTAATTATACGGAGCAAGTTATATTCATTCAAATCATCCCCATATCCTGGACAGGACTCATTACAGCGAGTTATAATATTTGGTGACTTGGGAAAGGTACCATCCTGTGTTGACTAGgagaaatttataatgaaaaggaaaaataaaataaacttagTAGCCTCTTTTTGGAAGGAGAAATTCAATGTTACCTAACTACACACCAAGTGCAGCATCAGTTCCCTTTGGTCTTTCAACTTGATCAGATCATTCCTTAATGCTTTCAAATTCTCTTTATTCTATTTTTCTCATTTGCTGGTCCATATCATAAACTCTTTCAGTCGTTGGCAAATAATATCATCCTTTTACTGGATAAGGCCATATTGGAAGAATTTTACTGTCATTTTGCTTTTAGGATGTTTGATAACTGAAATGAAATGGTCGTGCTACTTCTCTGCATATGCCACATACACATCCTTTTGGCACTGTTGCCTTCATCCTCACTTTAAAGAGGGTGCACAAGCAtcgttttatttttaacttttgggTTGCTTCCTGTTCTTCTTGATTCAATTGGATTTTCCACCTTTGTCGATCACAACCGTGTATACTATAAGGCCATATAAATGCTACAGATTTGCCACATGCACACACACAGGTATCAATAATGAGGTCAAAGCTCAAGTCCAAATCCGAGTTTTCTTATATTGAAGCTAGTAGTGAATGGTTAAATCTAGGATTAAGCAAACAAAATCTTAAATCTATGTCTCATACCGCAGCACTTAATAACTGATGGGTACCACCTAATACATCTACTTGGAAAATGAGGAGGATTAGAATATCATGACCCATTTCATTTTCTGTTTGCCAAACTAGAACAGAACTTGCACTTAGTCAGGTGCTTGAGACTGTAGCTAGGGATTCAAGACTCAATTGCAAGCCTTTCCCTAACATTTTCATGTTTGTTGTTATCAAAGCAATGTGAGTCAATTGAGTTTCTTGTGCTTGATGCACACATAAAGCAATCAACATTTCTTTTTGTGCCTTTCAGGGAGAGCGTGATGGCTCAAATGAGTATAGTAATTATCAACCAGGTTCGCTGAACACTACTGACCAACTCATCAAGGACTTGGATAATATTGACATAGTTTTCCATATTGGAGACACATCATATGCAAATGGATACATCTCGCAATGGGACCAATTCACTTCACAGGTGGAGCCCATTGCATCAACTGTCCCATATATGACTGGAAGGTTTGTGCCATTTCCATAACTTATAGCCGTCTGTACATAGTTTTGTTTTAGATATTACTTCATGAAACTGGTTgaagaatctttttttttcttcatttctcctGCAGTGGTAATCACGAGCGCGATTGGCCAAATACTGGGTCCTTCTATAACCATATGGATTCAGGTGGGGAATGTGGTGTGCTGGCTGAAACCATGTTCTATGTTCCTGCTGAGAACAGAGCTAAGTTTTGGTAAATTGCATTCTGCTTTATAATGAATGGGGCTCAAAATACATAGACGAACATACAAACCTCTCTATATCTAAGTTGTAAAGAGAGCCTCCTCTGGAACTAGTGATAGACACAAGAGAGAGGCTACATTACAATGGGTAAtcacaaaaaaatttccaactCCACGGCAATCAAGTCAAACAAAACTGTTTGGTCTCTTATTTTCATTATTGCTTTTATTGCTGTAGATTAGTGCCTTTTATTATAAGCCTTTTTGTCCAATTTCTTAAATGAAAACTATGAATATGCAGGTACTCCACGGATTATGGCATGTTTCACTTCTGTATAGCCGACACTGAACATGACTGGAGGGAGGGATCAGAACAGTACAAATTCATTGAGAACTGCCTTGCTTCGGTAGATAGACAGAAACAACCTTGGTTGATCTTTGCTGCTCATCGTGTCCTTGGATATTCCTCTGACTATTATTATGGCCTGGAGGGGTCATTTGAAGAGCCCATGGGAAGGGAAAGCATGCAAAAGCTTTGGCAGAAGTACAAGGTGGACATTGCATTTTATGGCCATGTCCATAACTATGAGAGGTCATGCCCCATTTACCAGGTACAAATAACGGCAAGATTATGTAGGTTATATCAAGTTCATTAAAACAAGTTTGAGGACCTATGAATCCATGCATGTGTAGATTTTTTTCATCATGCATACATCAATATGCAAGTCATTATTTTGACttgttttttaaaagtataCGACTCATCGCAGACTGTCGAAAGTGTTTAATCACTGGCTGCAGCAGGGTTGTTGAAagttagtttccattttttattttttttttgttactttagAAGAGAAAgtctttaatattttattgtaaatTTGCTGTGGTGTAGAATCAATGCGTGAATTCAGAAAGGTCTCATTATTCAGGCCCTCTGAGTGGAACAATCCATATTGTTGTTGGAGGGGCAGGGAGCCACTTATCACAGTTTAGCCAAGTGACTACCAAATGGAGTATTTACAGAGATTATGACCATGGATTTGGCAAACTGACAGCATTCAACCATTCGTCTCTCCTCTTTGAGTACAAGAAAAGCCGTGACGGAAATGTATACGACTCCTTCACCATATCCAGGGACTACAGAGATGTCCTGGCTTGTGTACATGACGGTTGTGAAGCAACCACTTTGGCAACTTAATCAGTACCTTAAAACTCTTTCAAGGAAACTTAGGTGATGGAACTGTGTTATATTAATATTCTGAAAATAATAGAGGTTTTGGAAAGTTAATTATTTTTCCTCTCCTGCTAGTTGTTGCTATATTATCACTTCTTTcctgtttttatatttgatatatttgttttaatcTTCGAAATAATGTCTAAAATTAAGGTGGGGCTTGAATGGAAGTCATCTTTATCCTGTTCTTATGTTTAGAATTTTCAAGTGTTGTACCAAAAGTCTAGGTTACTTGCCAAGTATAAAAGGAACATGAAACTGAAAGGCCTATGGGGAGATTTTTATGGCCATGGAGAAATTTTTTCAAGCCAGTATGTATTAGCTCCTCTCTTTTTTCCCTCTCTGGGGTATTAGCTTTTTTCCATGTCCCTGACTTCAATAGGaaaacttttttataatttactgACACGTGTCAACACACATGGCTCCAATCACGTATTAACATGTGTCAGTGAGTTGTAAAGAGATATAGGTGTTGCATTACTCTTTCAATAATGCGTAGAATGACAAAAAAGACCTCCAATCAAACATTACTATAACAATTAAATACTAATTACCCAATCATTGTCATTCTATAACAAttaactactaaaaaaatatatagttttgCGAATTTAGGAGATGAACAAATTGATGTGAATTGGCATCAATAAATAATTTactgtttttctaatttttcacaTGGGACTCGTTTTTCAAGATTTGTTACTGTCTTTCATAAATAAATGTTCCTaaaattaaactatatataCTTTATAGTTTAAGGGCCTGATGGCCTCaaagaacaataataaaaataatgacaCATTTCAGGAGCAAAATATAATATAGTTAGGACCTAACTTGCTCATAAAATTATGTTACACgtatctttaaaaataaaataaaataataataataataataaagtaaagaTGAGTTGCACATGTTTAGATCTCCCCACATGGTTTAGttgtcaaaacaaaaatactttagtAG contains these protein-coding regions:
- the LOC133876487 gene encoding probable inactive purple acid phosphatase 27, giving the protein MKNANFNISAIGPRMEKSLMLFVLLGFVGFGLGLVSADNDGFGVQPLSKIAIHKATLALNDSSSINASPSLLGLKGEDTQLVMVDLVNPEPSTDDWVGVFSPANFNSATCPPVDDPKEQTPYICSAPIKYMFANNYNSQYTKTGKASLKFQLINQRADFSFALFSGGLSNPKLVAVSNSISFVNPKAPVYPRLAQGKSWDEMTVTWTSGYDINEAVPFVEWSMKGQFPVRSPAGTLTFTRNSMCGSPARTVGWRDPGFIHTSFLKNLWPNTVYTYRMGHILSDGLIIRSKLYSFKSSPYPGQDSLQRVIIFGDLGKGERDGSNEYSNYQPGSLNTTDQLIKDLDNIDIVFHIGDTSYANGYISQWDQFTSQVEPIASTVPYMTGSGNHERDWPNTGSFYNHMDSGGECGVLAETMFYVPAENRAKFWYSTDYGMFHFCIADTEHDWREGSEQYKFIENCLASVDRQKQPWLIFAAHRVLGYSSDYYYGLEGSFEEPMGRESMQKLWQKYKVDIAFYGHVHNYERSCPIYQNQCVNSERSHYSGPLSGTIHIVVGGAGSHLSQFSQVTTKWSIYRDYDHGFGKLTAFNHSSLLFEYKKSRDGNVYDSFTISRDYRDVLACVHDGCEATTLAT